GTACATCGGCATGAACCTACACGGCCACGATGTCAGGGTTGTGGCAGCGAACAGGCCTGGTCCCGTCAGGCGGCTGCTGCACTACTTCGAGATGTACGTGAAGGACTCAAGTGTTATGGGCCAGTTCTCAACCGGGTTCACTAGTGAGAGCTTCAAGATGACAAGGCAGCCCGGGTAAGGCCGCTTGTGCGTCTTGCCTATGCTTGATCTTTTCTTGATGATTTCTTTAGGGTAACATAATTCATTTGAGCAAGCCATGTTCTTGCTAGTAATTTGCCTCATTTTCTCAATGAACCAAAATATCACAGTGGTGTCTAATTTTGGTCAATGGGTTCCAGCCTGATGGTTGAAGGAAACTACCGAATCGGTATTTATcatttagaaattaaattcgATCGATTTATTCGCTTAGAGTTAGAATGAAGTTAATAAATCGCTTGttaaatattcataatatttaaaaatcgtgaatttttaaataatataatacttTACTAATCTTATGCAAGTAAAACATATCGAATTTTAACTTAGTGTATAAGAACGAAACAATTTACAAATTTAAgttaaaactcaaaataatttttcacgCCCGAATACTTGCTCTAATTTATAAAGggatttctaaaaatttttatAACAAATTAGAATTTTCATGTAAAAACTAAATTATTTGAGAAATTATAAAGTCGAACTATTTAAACAAATAAACCGTTTGGATTAGAACTCTAAGTAAATAAATGCTGCTTgagttcaaaattttgaattatatgactgatttattattatttagaagATATAAGATTTAGAAGTCAAAGTAATTTTTACCATTTCGATGctaaaaacttaaaattttttgagaataagaaatcaaattgtttaccttaattttaaataaaataaattttaataaatatttaataaactTTTGTTGAATGTGTTGTATactcaatatttattttatgttcaGTACCAACTTGAAAGTTATCAAATTCTATATAATCgtaaactaattaaaatatgCTTAAATCTGTTACATATAACAATTCCCCGCAAAGTGCAGGCTGACGGTTCGAccgcattaaaaaaaaaaactaaagcGTTTTTGGCGCTTAAAAATAACGGTCACTTGTAAGTCGGCCTCTGATCTTACAAACACAACTCTGCTTTACTCTCGTTCTCGTCTCTGTCTCAACTGCCCAAGATCGAGCacatccctctctctctctctctctctcctctgtcTCTCTCAACAGAACTGATCGATGTGGTCGGTCACTCATCATATGTAGCATTCACTCTCAACATCCAATCGTTGCGCCCGTGCCCACATTCTCTCTTTCTCGCTCTGAGGATGTCGTGCAAGCGGAGAAGGACGGAAATTGCAGAAATCGGCAACAAGTCCGCCAAGAATGTGACGTTTACGAAGCGGAGACAGGGCCTATTCAACAAGGCCAGCGAGCTCGAGGTCCTATGCGGTGCCCGGGTCGGGATCCTCACGTTCTCACCAGCGGGTAAGCCATACCCGTTCGGGGAAGACGTTGTTTCTGATTACTTTACGTGGTGGGGGCCGCCGTCTTCGGGATCGGAGTTCGACACGATTGTCAAGTGGATCGAGAGTGCGCCTGATGGTTCTTGCGAGACCGTGGAGGAGTTGGAGTCATTGATCAGAGAATACGAATCGCTCCAGCAAGCCGTGGCACGCCGCTTGGAGGGTGGTTTGATGGCTGCTATGAGTTCGAGTTCAGGTGGTGGGGCGTTCTCAGGTCATCGCCGTTGCTGCACCATGAACAGCGAGTTCGGCTCATCAATTCCGACGAATTCGACGTCGACACTTCTAGACCCATCTGTTCCTCTGCAATATAGGCCCGAATCGGTCACGCACGAGCCTCAAACTGCCGCCGATACACCCATTCCGACGAATTCAATGTCGTCACTCCTAGACCCATCTGTTCCTCTGCAATATAGCCCCGAATTCGTCGCGAATTCAATGTCGACACTCCTAAACCCATCTATTCCTCTGCAATATGGCCCCGAATCGGTCACGTACGAGCCTCAAACTGTCGCCAGTACACCCGTTCCGAGCCTGGGCTTGACAGAGACTGAGGTAGAATCGTGGGTTAATTTGTTGCTCAGACTCGGAGAAGATTAGATTAGAGATCCGTTTTCGTTGGTATCTGGAGAGATGTAATTTGTCTGCTCAATCACGTAATCAACTACGAGTTGAATTGACATTGTGTTCCTCTTAAGTCTTAATGATAGATAGTCTCTGCTTCATTCTTATTGCGTTTCCTCTTAAATTCCCTTGTAATAGTCTCTGCTCCATTCTCGTTCACTTATTCGGTTTTTCCGGCAATATatgaagaaaatataagaTAACACGGACAATATTTTCCATTCTCGAACGAAGCCATATCAGACTGGCAAAGAGCGAATAAGTCCAGCCCCTTGATGTCCTCATTACGAACCTGAAGAAATCAAGCAACATGCCCAGATCGGAGACCAAAAATCATATGCTTGAAACATCAAAATGTGGGTGTACAATGTAAACACACATTACATTGGGCATATATGAGTGAATGAAAGAAAAGTGCATTATAGATGGTTTTACATTGAAGGTAACAGATACCGGGGAGGCTCCCTCCATCTTACTGCTTCTGAGGGCGTCTTTGCTCACTACTCGGATCGCATATGTCGTGTCCGGAAGAAAGTCCTTTCAGACAGAAGCTTCAAGTAGAGTCTGTGAGTGTCTTAGCCTCTTGACTCCGAGCTGAAAATGAGCTTCCACTGAAACACCTTCTTTCGGCTGACCCGACAAAAGCATGACAACATCCTTAGCACTGGATTAAAAGACACGGTCAGCATAATCAAAGTCCCGACACTTTTTCTCCATAAATAACTACTTAGTGATGGCTTAAGCTGCTTCAAAGATTAACCTAAAACGTGCAGATGAGTTGCCATCTCATTATACAGCAATACGAGATTTCTTGGTTGTATTGAGAAGTTCTACGTTAAACTTTTTCTATAATCAAATTGCCAAACTCATACGAACTGCCTACACTGTCAGAGCGACAGTTCAGAAATTTGCAACTTACAAATGGAGATTTGAAGTCTCCTGTCAACCCACTGGACCGAAAATATTCATGAACAATGGGGAAGTTAATGGTGCTCTTTCCACTGAACTTTAATCCATCAATGGCCTTGTCACAATTTATTTCATCATGAGGAAAGTCCAAAAGACTAgggagaatatatatatatatatcaatcagTCTGTATtatctctctctgttttcGTCATCCATCTTAAGCAAAATGAAGAATTCAGTTGAGATATAAGAACAGTAGTGTACAGATGAACCTCTATGCAACACGAGTTGCCTGGAACAAGATGTCTCTGGATTCTCCAGAACCAAGTTCTATCGCCTGTGCTGCAGGAGAGAAGGCATACTCCTGCAAGAAATTAGGCATATTAACATTGGCAATAGCAGGTAATGTTTCAATCACAATGCTTATTCAACAGGCCAGAGAGAAAAAGCTCCGATCATGTCCCCAGTTCATTCACGAATGAAGTAAAATGTTTTGTCTCAAGCGCAAACTCCACTGTGGTTTCAGGATTAACTAGACCAGAAAATGCATTATGTAACAAAATATCGTGGCTCTAATTGGAATATCAGAAGTCTCAAAAATTTAGACGAGTGAGTCAGTACCTTGAGCAGAGGACGCAAATAGAAACTTCCGGGGAATAAGTTATCAAAGAGTAATTCTCAACCAGCAGTAGAGACTGAGTTGCTCCTATGGCCATCATCCCCACTCGATGAAAGTAGCACAGATGGGATGGGTTCTCTAGCACCATCCTTTGTATATACATGAGCAGATATTTGACCAAGCTTCTGGCAAGAGAAAGAATAAGGTTGCTTGAGATAATACCCAGACTGCAGCAATAAGAGAAATGTCAGGAAATAAAGTCATTTGTAGCACGCAGAGGAGATGAATAATGAGAACATACACCAAAAGCTGCAGGGGTAAGTTACTTGTATAACATATAAATGTTCAATTCCTCAATAAGTTACTTGTATCAAATGCAGTTATGGTTTAAAAATACTCCTGAACAACGAGTGTTATAACACTGGACTTGCCTATTGGCCACCTATAATATTGGAGAGAATCATCTTCTCTGTTAATTTCTCAGCCAACTGTTGAACTCATTCTTGAATCATGGAGaggcaaataaacaaaaaaggcaatattttcaattagaCTGTAGCATTTACAAAAGGCGCAACTAAAATCACCACTAAAATATTTGGAAGAACTTCGTTCAGATACGAATTCAAAAGTCTCTTCCAGGGGATGCAAGTGGCGGGTAGCAATAAAGAAGTTAATCACTAAAGACAGCAAGAAAGAAGAGTTAAGTGCTCATCCAAACCTTAGAAGCCTCGACTCTGTAGGTTATGTCATCATCGAGAGGCCCTCAAACAAAGGAACCATCTTCTCTCGTGGTGGTGTCGAGGGCCAAATCACCTTTCCTTAGTGGAGCATTCTCACTGTCTCCTGCAGCTATTACCTTAATGTCAACATCAGAAACGGGGGGCGAGACTGATCCTTCAATGTACAACCCAGGCCGACCCATAAATGGAGCAATTGAAGACTGGCAGCCACCATGGATAACTAAAACCTGCCATAGATTAAGGTTGCTTAACGGTTAAAGGATAAGTTTTAAAGAAGGATACAGAGAAGCAAGCATTTGGGATCAGCAAAATGCGAAGCAATGCTTGCCTGTTGTCCTctaggataaaaaaaaaaaaatcttacaaAATCTTCTTTTCCTCATCGTCCCTAAAATAAAAGACGACTCGGCAAAGTTGTACTTGCAAAGTTGCACTAATGCTTAAGCTAAAATAAGCAGCCAGGCTTGGACCATGATTTAAAACAATGCCCTGTCTTCCATGGCTTCCTTACTGTAGCAATTCTGAAGAGCTCCATAGGTAAACTTGTTCTTCGCAGGTGCCAGGAGGCTGTGGAAATAATTATCAGCTGCAGCTACCCCTTTGACCTTTGTTATAAGATCCAAGAGTGCCGCATCTCGTTGAATGAATCTTTACACTTTCCAAGAGACAAATTCAAGCATCAAAACAACTACTTGTTGGCACAGGGTAACCAATCCAAGCACGATGTTTTGTTTCATTCTTGTTGTTCACTATAGATGAACAGTATCCATCCTCAAGCAATGATTCTTCACTCATGCATTTTACCTTATTGAATATGAATCATTTTGTTCCAGTAGAAATAACTACCAACTGAGTGATTGAAACTATAAATCGACATTCAAATACACGTCAACGAGctagtcatttgctcaattgaCAATCGGCATAGACAGGAGATTTTCCTAAGAGCCCATTCAGTTAATGACCGTCCGGGATTCATCTATGCGAACAAAGGTCTGCTTCGATTTGCTCTTACAGGTGGGTGGGCTGAGCGGAGGGGTTTGGCGGGGGGTTTTACGGTTTGCAGAGCAGTTGAGAGCAGTAGTGGCGGAAACAAACGGGCGCCGTCTGCTCTTGACGGCAGGGGCATATCTGCTAAAATTAGTTCGGATACACATAGACatgtaaaaagaaagaaaatagaaaccTCATAactaaacaaattaaaagacCTTGTTACTTCacatttttctcttcttcttcttctttaacgGTTACAATGAAGGCTCATTAGTCTACTACAATATTGAAATAATtcctaatagctaataaaaacACATGTGTAGTTCCACGACGACTATCCAACCTATAACTTCTTGTTACCAGAGCAAAGCATGTGTCGTTACATTACTTCCTCTTTGATTGTTAGTTTACGGTTTACACTTGGGAAACCAAAGGTGTCTGAAGAGAAACTATACAATACTCACCTTGAGTTGTGATCTTATTCGGATTTCGAGCTGAAAAAGATGTAGACCATGATCTTCCACGGGGAAGTTTGAATCTCAGGTACGGTTAGCACCTAGGTGATATCAGATGTAGAATGTAACCTTGAGACAGCATCGGGTTCCAAGATGTGGATCATGCAAAACTAGAGACACCGAACAGTCCAAATACAAAGGAGTCGAAGAGAATGTTCCGTAACGTGTATGATTAGTTCTCTGATACTCGGGCGAAGTTGATGATGCATTGTGCTAGCTGCTGAGGTTTTGAGGATGTCTTTCAGTTGTTGCATTTCATCAATGCAGTGAAGTAAGACTTAAATAAAAGGTGGTGGAGTAAGCCACAATCCGATGTTTAATTGACACTCGACAATGCCATGGGGGAGGTTGCTTCTGCAATCGAGGGTGATGACGTTTATATGACGGCGAGGGAAGTTCTCAGCACATTTAAGACGGCGCGGAGGCAAGTGCGAAAAAATTCACAGGAAGAAGATTGATTGTTGCATTTTCAAAGCCAGAGAAGACTCCGACTATAAAGATTCCGTCAGACCCCAAGATACTCAAGGATCATCAAGTAAAGGTCATGGAAGGCTGCGTGACAGAGGAATTAGCAATGATGGAAGACATGCTATAAGTAATAATATCCGATTCATTATCGTGTGACCATTGTCTGTCCATCTTTGCAATCAGTCGATGCTCATTGCGCAGTAAGGAAATCAATAGATGGGAAGCAATTGGGCTCTTTATTCCCTATATTCATTCATACCCTCAAGTCGAAAACTTTCATAGCAGAGCTGTGAAATGCACAAGTAAAATCCGACGATTGCCTAGATTGAAACTTGATAAATATACAAGAAAACGGCAATGACCAAGAATGAACAAAGCAACTTCTGGAATCACCCATTAGTGATTAGTAAAGTGCTATACAGTCGGAACAGATTGAAGACCGTTGTAATTGTACCTTGAACAGCAATCATAAACAGTTGATGACAGAAAAACATCGGGCGACCATTATTTTAGGTTTAAAGTTAGGTGCAAAGTACAAACCAATACAATGACAAATTTGGGAGTCAATCTTATAATGGTTGTTCCTTCTGAATCCAATGCTCGATCAGTGAAGGCAGACAAGATATAACTCATATCAGTGAAGAGGAATGATGCAGCCTCTTTAAAGCATTGTCTATTCGACATCTTTGTATCCCAAAATTAGTGAGAAAACTATACAATGACATGGACGACGCAATCATTCCCAAGACAATTGAATAGAGGTTAGATATCAGGTTCATGCGTCCTCGATATCATAAATACTTGGGATTATATATGTAAAGGTCCCTCCCCATGCAATCCAGAAAAAATCTCCAGAATAAATGGAGTAGTACCTTACTAAGAAGTTATGAGGAGGGGCAAATCTTTTCAAGCACCTTCTCAAGCTCATCGTCTATCTCGATCCCATCTTCCTCCAGCATTTTACGCATCTCTCGATCAGTTTTGCCTGCAGCTGCATAAGTCTTGAGTAACAGTCTGTATGCAGTACCTTTGAGACCGCCTACATCCTTTAAAAGATTGAACAATTCATTTGCGGAATCTACATCTCTTCCCCCCTCAAATTGCATCTGAAACGCCTTTGATTGTACGCTCCTCTGGGATCCACTTCCCCTCCTTGCACATGAACACAGCAGCTTTCAGCAACTCCATGCTCCGAACTACCCGCCCTTTCCCCAAGAAATATACCATAAACAGTTCAATTCCACGCAAGAATGGCCTGCTGGAATTCTCCAAGGCATCCTTGAATAGAGCTTCAGCTTCTTCGAGTCTGTCTTGATCCAGATAAGCACTTATAGCAATCTTTACTAACCTATTGTCATAGCTCAAGCAGTCAGACAGACTCCTCGAAAACTTTCCTTAAACCCTCGAAGTCTTTCAATCTATGCAGGCTGCTGAGCATCGCGACATAGCTGCTGTTGTTGATAAGATAAGCCGCCTTCAGGGATGCCCACACCCTCTGAACCTCCCCCAGATTATTAAGACCTGCATAGAGGGTGATAAGATGGTGGTAGGCCTCTCGTTCTTTGGGCTCCACAACCGACTCTAATTTCTTAAGAGCTGACTCTGCTTTCTCAGTGAGCCCTGCCTTGACATAGAGCGAAGCTAGGGTACTATATGTGGTCCAATCGCAAAGAGACGCATAATTTCCTAACATTTTGTGGTAGACCCTCTCTGTTCTCTCCACGTCATCTATGCACGCGTAGCTCTGCATCCACATATTATAGCTCAACAAGTCCAAGGAGATGTTTTTTCGTTTCATCTCCCCCACTAGGCTCAGAATTTTCTGGGGTTTTCTGATTCTCATGTATAGGCTCATAATGTTACCGTAAGGCAAAGGATGGCAAGTAAAACCCAATCCTCCCATCTCCTTGAACAGCAGCAAATGCCTTGTCTTCCATTGCTTCCTTACTGTAATAATTCAAAAGAGCTGTATAGGTATACTTGTTCTCCGCTAATGCAGGTTGTGGAAATAATTCTCAACTGCAGCAACCCCTTTGACCTTTGATATAAGATCCAAGCGAATGGCATAATCCCTTAATGAAACGTCGATATTCCGATTCTCCATCAACTCCATCACCTATGCTTGTACGAAGCAACACAAACATCAATGGGGGTGCATAATTTCCTCAACAGCGACTGCTATTCTTTTTACCGCTCCAACAATTATGCATTTCACAGCATGTGGCGGCAATCTTTCGAGTTTATCAATTCGcaaaaattacaacaaatcAAACGAAAACCAGAGCAGACTATCCTCAAGCAATGATGTTTCGCTTATGGATCCAATGTTTACCTTATTGTTTATCATTTAGTTCCACTGGAATCACCAAGAGAAAGATCAAAACTATAAATTGAGATCTGATGATAAGATAGTTGAGTGAGCCTCTCCGGAAATAGCTGCTCAATTCGGCAATTAGCATACAAAAGTAATCCGCAAGGAACTTAAACAAAGCGTGGACATGACTGTTGGCATTGATGATCAAAGATATGCCTCAATCATCGGCATTGATGTCAACACTGATTAAAGCTTGAGCTTCGGGTGGAGACTCACCTGAAGCGCGTATTCGTACTTACAGTCCTTCCGCAGGTCCTTGATGATATTCACCAGGTCAGGTTTACTCACCGGCTTCCCCTCTGCCAGCTTCTTGATGAGTGACCTCTGCTTGTTTGGCATCGACCTTGCTGCTGCCGCCGCCGTGCCCCGCTGCCATAGCTGCGAGAGCTTGGTGGCAACCGGACGGCCTGTGCTCATTTTGCTTCCCCAGCTTCCGTTGGCTGAGGAGGGGGGCTTTGGCGAAGGTTTAGCAGTTGTCGGAGCATTGGATGGGCGGAGAGGGTAAACGACATCGTTTGCGCTCTCGACGTTGGTAAGAGCTGATGTATCTGCTAACATAATTTGcaggaaaaatataaaataaaataaaatattcgaTACATGACATTGAGTGTGAGTCAGGGGAacatatttgatattttgcTTGTGtcaaaggggaaaaaaaaaagaaaaagaaaaactgaagTAAGAGTTGAGTAAGCAATAATCTTATATAGAATTGACATTCGACAACGTGATGGAGTTGCTTCTTTGATCCAGGGTGATAGATGTTAATAAGACACAAAGGATAATTGATCAAAGCCAGGAAAGAGCGCCGAGAAGAGAAAATAGTCGCAAGTGATGCTGGAGGAATTAGCAATGGTGGTAGACGTGCTATAAGTCACAACATTTGTCATCGTGTGTGACGATTGTCATGCTATTCTCAAATCAAAACTCGAATCAGGGTCGTGAAAGAGCTCGAGCTGAACGGACCATTTAAAAGATCAAAactcaataaatatataagggAACGGCAATCATTAAGCATGAGCAAAGCTACTACCAGAATCCCACATTAGCTTACAGCTCTACAGCCGGAACGGATCGAAGACGGTTCACTTCTTACTTTGAACAGCAATCCAAGTTGGCAAGCTGTTTGACAGAAAAACAATGTATTACCATTACAGGCTCGATGTTATAATGGTTGGTACAAACAGCAACCCAATACAATGACACGAATTATGTGATCGACTATGTTCCTTGCAAATCTAATGCTCGATCACACGAAGGCAGACAAGAGAGAACACAATCAAAATATCATAACAGCGAAGGGAGAAACAGAGAAATACTACATCCTCCATGATACAGCATCTGCTAAAGCATAGTCTGTTTGACATCTTTGTACCCGGCCAGAAGTTAATGAGTAAACTATACAATGACATGGACGGCGCAATCATTCTCTAGACAATTGAATAGAGGTTAGATATCAACTTGGTGCGTCCTCGATATCAAATACTCGGGAAAATGTATGTAAGCTCCCTTCCTATGCATTTCGGCATATATCTCCAGAATAAATGAGAGTAGCCCCTTACCAAGAAGTCATGAGGAGGGGCAAACCTTTCCAAGCAACTTCTCAAGCTCATCGTCCATCTCAATCCCATCTTGCTCCAGCATTCTACGCATCTCAGGATCAGTTTTGCCTGCAGCTGCATAGGTGTTGAGCAACAATCTGTAGGCAATACCTTTGAGACCGCCTACATCCTTCCAAAGATTGAACAATTCATTTGCGGTATCTACATCTCCTCTCCCCTTGAAATGCATCAGAAACACATTGATCGTACGCCCCTTTGGGGTCCACTCCCCATTTTTGGACATGAACACGGCAGCTTTCAGAAACTCCATGCACTGATTGACCTGACCCTTCCTCAAGAAATATACCATGAACAGTTCCATACCACGGAAGAATGGCCTCTTGGCCTTCTCCGAGGCATCCGTGAGCAGAGCTTCAGCTTCTTCGAGTCTGTCTTGACCCAGATAAGCACTTAGAGCAATCATCACTAACTTATCGTCATAGTTCAAGCAGCTAGACCTCCACTCCTCAAATACTGTCTTTAAACCTTTGAAGTCTTTCAATCTACGAAGGGTGCTAAGCATTATATAATAGCTAAAGTTGGTATTTATGCGAAAAGCTGCCTTCAGGGATGCCCACACCCTATGCACCTCCCCCAGATTACGAAGACCTGCGTAGAGGGTGATAAGATGGTAGTAGGCCTCTTGCTCGTTGGGCTTCATAACCGACTCTAGCTTCTTGAGAGCTGACTCCGCTTTCTCAGTGAGCCCTGCCTTAACATAGATAGAAGCTAGGGAACTATATATGGTCCAATTATGAAGGGATGCATCATTATGTTCTATCATTTCGTGGTAGACCCTCTCTGCTCCCTCCACGTCATCTAGGCACGCGTAGCTCTGCATCCACATATTATAGGTAAACAAGTCCAATGAGATGTTTTGCCGTTTCATTTCCTCTACTAGGCTCAGAATTTTCTCAGGTTTTCTGATTCTCATGTACATGCTCATGATCCTATTGTAAGGCCAAGCAGAACAAACAAAACCCAATCCTTCCATCTCCTTGAGCAGCAGCAATGCCTTGTCTTTCATTATTCCTTTACAATAACAATGCAGAAGAGCTCCATAAGCATACTTGTTCTTCGCAGATGCCGGGAGGTTGTGGAAATAATTCTCAGCTGCTGCAACACCTTCGACTTTTGATATACGAACCAAGCGCATGTGCGTGGCATGATCCTGGAACGAAAAGGGGATATTCCGATTCTCCATCCTCCCCGTCACCTATACTTGAATGAAGCAACATGAACATCAAAGGCGCATGTACATCAGTTATGCAGTTCAGCCTTCACGCAGAATGTCGTGGCAATCTCCcaagtttattaattaatcaccAGAGATCAAACAAAAACCACAGCAGACTATCCACATTTATCCTCAAGAATGACGCTTCGCTTATGGATCGGATGTTTACTTTATCATGTATCGTTTAGTTTCATCGAAGTTAATCAGCAACAGAACAACCAAACCTATAAATTGAGATCTGATCATGGGAAAATTGAGTGAGCCTCCTCAGAAACAGTCGCTTAATTCGCGGAAATCACCACAAACATGTGATGGTCATGGCAGAAGTAATCTGCAATTACCTTTAGCTTCGGGGAAGAACTCACCTGAAGTGCGTCATCGTACTCACGCTCCTTCCAAAGGTCCGTGATGATATTCACTGGCTCAGGCTTGCCCACCCGCTTCCCCTCCAATGCGCGTACATTTGACGTTCCCCACACGCTCCCTCCGGTAGCTCCGGCGGCCGCCAGATTCTTGATGAGCGGCCTAGGCATTTCCGACAATGAGTCCGCCGCCGGTTTCGCAGCCGTGCCTCGCTGCCATAGCTGCAAGAGCTTGGTGGCTACCGGACGGCCtgtgcccattctgcttccacAGCTGGTGTGAGCTGAGGTGAGAGAGGGCTTTGGCGAGGGTTTAACAGTTTCCGGAGCTGCGGGATGGGCGGAGACGAAGGCGGCATCCTTTGGATTCTTGACGACCAAATTAACGGCGTACTAGTCTTACATTCCGCGCGTTATGTGGGCACGTGCATATTATATTTGCGATTACTTTCTTATTTCAATTTTGCTAATCTCTCGTGTgtccttttaaaaaaaaaaaaatttgttaggcttttctttaatatatcagCTGATCATAATCCATATTAAATTAACTAATTAGACTTTCTTATAATTTAGTATGTTTTTTTGGGAGACCTTAATAACTTAGTtcgtaatttatattaaacgagttaattagatttttggtCAATGTTGCACAGAATTAATTATCAAATAGAGTTCAAAGAATTGTATTTGTATATTAACGACAGGGAAGACGCTCTAGACAAAAGAACTAAAAGGCCTGTTTATTTTGGGAgttaaaattactttgattttaactctaactcaacacactatacaataaaaataaacatttttcaagtcaaaaattttaactttaactttaacttaactcactacacaacaaaaacacacgtttctcaagtcGAATTTATAATCCCAactcatttatctttttccacaattaaaataaaaattactttaactc
Above is a window of Punica granatum isolate Tunisia-2019 chromosome 7, ASM765513v2, whole genome shotgun sequence DNA encoding:
- the LOC116213285 gene encoding myocyte-specific enhancer factor 2D-like: MSCKRRRTEIAEIGNKSAKNVTFTKRRQGLFNKASELEVLCGARVGILTFSPAGKPYPFGEDVVSDYFTWWGPPSSGSEFDTIVKWIESAPDGSCETVEELESLIREYESLQQAVARRLEGGLMAAMSSSSGGGAFSGHRRCCTMNSEFGSSIPTNSTSTLLDPSVPLQYRPESVTHEPQTAADTPIPTNSMSSLLDPSVPLQYSPEFVANSMSTLLNPSIPLQYGPESVTYEPQTVASTPVPSLGLTETEVESWVNLLLRLGED
- the LOC116213970 gene encoding pentatricopeptide repeat-containing protein At1g02150-like, which gives rise to MGGLGFTCHPLPYGNIMSLYMRIRKPQKILSLVGEMKRKNISLDLLSYNMWMQSYACIDDVERTERVYHKMLGNYASLCDWTTYSTLASLYVKAGLTEKAESALKKLESVVEPKEREAYHHLITLYAGLNNLGEVQRVWASLKAAYLINNSSYVAMLSSLHRLKDFEGLRKVFEESV
- the LOC116213969 gene encoding pentatricopeptide repeat-containing protein At1g02370, mitochondrial-like isoform X3; its protein translation is MENRNIPFSFQDHATHMRLVRISKVEGVAAAENYFHNLPASAKNKYAYGALLHCYCKGIMKDKALLLLKEMEGLGFVCSAWPYNRIMSMYMRIRKPEKILSLVEEMKRQNISLDLFTYNMWMQSYACLDDVEGAERVYHEMIEHNDASLHNWTIYSSLASIYVKAGLTEKAESALKKLESVMKPNEQEAYYHLITLYAGLRNLGEVHRVWASLKAAFRINTNFSYYIMLSTLRRLKDFKGLKTVFEEWRSSCLNYDDKLVMIALSAYLGQDRLEEAEALLTDASEKAKRPFFRGMELFMVYFLRKGQVNQCMEFLKAAVFMSKNGEWTPKGRTINVFLMHFKGRGDVDTANELFNLWKDVGGLKGIAYRLLLNTYAAAGKTDPEMRRMLEQDGIEMDDELEKLLGKVCPSS
- the LOC116213969 gene encoding pentatricopeptide repeat-containing protein At1g02370, mitochondrial-like isoform X2, encoding MGTGRPVATKLLQLWQRGTAAKPAADSLSEMPRPLIKNLAAAGATGGSVWGTSNVRALEGKRVGKPEPVNIITDLWKEREYDDALQVTGRMENRNIPFSFQDHATHMRLVRISKVEGVAAAENYFHNLPASAKNKYAYGALLHCYCKGIMKDKALLLLKEMEGLGFVCSAWPYNRIMSMYMRIRKPEKILSLVEEMKRQNISLDLFTYNMWMQSYACLDDVEGAERVYHEMIEHNDASLHNWTIYSSLASIYVKAGLTEKAESALKKLESVMKPNEQEAYYHLITLYAGLRNLGEVHRVWASLKAAFRINTNFSYYIMLSTLRRLKDFKGLKTVFEEWRSSCLNYDDKLVMIALSAYLGQDRLEEAEALLTDASEKAKRPFFRGMELFMVYFLRKGQVNQCMEFLKAAVFMSKNGEWTPKGRTINVFLMHFKGRGDVDTANELFNLWKDVGGLKGIAYRLLLNTYAAAGKTDPEMRRMLEQDGIEMDDELEKLLGKVCPSS
- the LOC116213969 gene encoding pentatricopeptide repeat-containing protein At1g02370, mitochondrial-like isoform X1, translating into MGTGRPVATKLLQLWQRGTAAKPAADSLSEMPRPLIKNLAAAGATGGSVWGTSNVRALEGKRVGKPEPVNIITDLWKEREYDDALQVSSSPKLKVTGRMENRNIPFSFQDHATHMRLVRISKVEGVAAAENYFHNLPASAKNKYAYGALLHCYCKGIMKDKALLLLKEMEGLGFVCSAWPYNRIMSMYMRIRKPEKILSLVEEMKRQNISLDLFTYNMWMQSYACLDDVEGAERVYHEMIEHNDASLHNWTIYSSLASIYVKAGLTEKAESALKKLESVMKPNEQEAYYHLITLYAGLRNLGEVHRVWASLKAAFRINTNFSYYIMLSTLRRLKDFKGLKTVFEEWRSSCLNYDDKLVMIALSAYLGQDRLEEAEALLTDASEKAKRPFFRGMELFMVYFLRKGQVNQCMEFLKAAVFMSKNGEWTPKGRTINVFLMHFKGRGDVDTANELFNLWKDVGGLKGIAYRLLLNTYAAAGKTDPEMRRMLEQDGIEMDDELEKLLGKVCPSS